A genome region from Yoonia vestfoldensis includes the following:
- a CDS encoding type II toxin-antitoxin system ParD family antitoxin has protein sequence MGKATSIILGEHFDQLISQQVQTGRYGTASEVVRDALRIFEERQAAVQRLNDAIEEGYASGISEAFDWDELFAEAAAEA, from the coding sequence ATGGGCAAGGCAACGTCGATTATTCTGGGTGAGCACTTTGACCAGCTGATATCTCAGCAGGTGCAGACAGGGCGTTATGGCACGGCCAGTGAGGTTGTGCGTGATGCGCTACGTATTTTTGAGGAACGGCAGGCAGCTGTTCAGCGCCTGAACGATGCCATCGAAGAAGGCTATGCCAGTGGTATCAGTGAAGCATTTGACTGGGATGAATTGTTCGCTGAAGCGGCTGCTGAAGCCTGA
- a CDS encoding transposase, translating into MLGPKQEAQGALFYEFSIEGHVPQDHLLRSIDRFVDLSGIRHHLAPFYSNTGRPSIDPELLIRMLLVGYCLGIRSERRLCEEVHLNLAYRWFCRLDLADRVPDHSTFSKNRHGRFRDSDLLRHLFETTVARCIAEGLVSGQRFAADASLIEADANKQNSTAKEGWNPSTIDPDDAPRAVREYLEVLDDAAFGAATTVEPKFTSHSDPSSQWTAARKGPAFFAYSTNYLIDTDHAVIVDVEATRSIRQAEVGSVRTMLDRVKDTFDLHPERIIADTAYGSGPMLGWLVDRKIAPHIPVIDKAGRTDGTWSRADFEWDADNNQYICPEGEALKQFRRNYSDPNRGPDGKGVAKYRALKLTCQACPSKAKCCPNADFRSITREEHEDARQVARDIAKTKQYVISMRLRKKVEMLFAHLKRILGLGRLRLRGPNGANDEFLLAATAQNLRKLAKIFPAPQQTRKA; encoded by the coding sequence ATGTTGGGACCGAAGCAAGAGGCGCAAGGCGCGTTGTTTTACGAGTTCTCGATCGAGGGTCACGTTCCTCAGGATCACTTATTGCGTTCGATCGACCGCTTCGTCGATCTGTCCGGTATCCGGCATCACTTGGCTCCGTTCTACAGCAACACAGGCCGCCCTTCGATTGATCCCGAGTTGCTGATCCGCATGCTGTTGGTGGGGTATTGCTTGGGAATCCGGTCCGAGCGGCGGCTTTGCGAAGAGGTGCATCTGAACCTCGCCTATCGGTGGTTTTGCCGCCTCGATCTGGCGGACCGTGTGCCGGATCACTCGACCTTCTCCAAGAACCGCCATGGCCGTTTCCGCGACAGCGACCTGCTGCGCCACCTATTCGAGACGACTGTGGCGCGGTGCATTGCAGAGGGTCTGGTCAGCGGCCAACGCTTTGCGGCGGATGCCAGCCTGATCGAGGCCGATGCCAACAAGCAGAACTCGACCGCGAAGGAAGGCTGGAACCCGTCAACCATCGATCCGGATGATGCGCCACGCGCAGTTCGGGAATATCTGGAGGTTCTGGATGATGCAGCCTTTGGCGCGGCCACGACCGTCGAGCCCAAGTTCACGTCCCACTCCGACCCGTCCAGCCAGTGGACGGCAGCGCGCAAGGGCCCAGCATTCTTTGCCTATTCCACCAACTACCTGATCGATACCGACCACGCCGTGATCGTCGATGTCGAGGCGACCAGGTCGATCCGGCAGGCCGAGGTCGGGTCCGTGCGCACGATGCTGGACCGTGTCAAAGACACGTTCGATCTGCATCCCGAGCGCATCATCGCGGACACGGCATACGGCTCCGGCCCGATGCTGGGCTGGCTTGTGGATCGCAAGATCGCGCCACATATCCCCGTCATTGATAAGGCAGGCCGGACAGACGGCACCTGGAGCCGCGCTGATTTCGAATGGGACGCTGACAACAACCAATACATCTGCCCCGAAGGCGAAGCCCTCAAGCAATTCCGCCGCAACTATTCTGATCCAAACAGAGGCCCGGACGGCAAAGGTGTCGCCAAATATCGCGCCCTGAAACTGACGTGCCAAGCTTGCCCCTCAAAAGCGAAATGCTGCCCAAATGCCGACTTCCGCTCCATCACGCGCGAAGAACACGAAGACGCCCGTCAGGTCGCCCGCGACATTGCCAAGACCAAGCAATACGTCATCTCGATGCGGCTCAGAAAGAAGGTGGAAATGCTCTTCGCCCATCTCAAACGTATTCTCGGGTTGGGCAGACTCCGATTGCGCGGCCCGAACGGTGCAAATGACGAATTTCTCCTCGCCGCAACCGCCCAAAACCTCCGCAAACTAGCCAAGATCTTTCCTGCACCGCAGCAAACGCGCAAAGCCTGA
- a CDS encoding DUF6447 family protein codes for MTETKAATITIDDKTYDLADLTEAARAHVANIQFVDAQIQQLNNEWAVCDTARMAYEAAFKRELAKT; via the coding sequence ATGACCGAAACCAAAGCCGCCACCATCACTATCGACGACAAGACCTATGATCTGGCCGATTTGACCGAGGCTGCTCGTGCTCATGTTGCGAACATCCAGTTCGTCGATGCGCAAATCCAGCAGTTGAACAACGAATGGGCGGTCTGCGATACGGCTCGGATGGCCTACGAGGCAGCTTTCAAGCGCGAGTTGGCAAAGACCTAA
- a CDS encoding type II toxin-antitoxin system Phd/YefM family antitoxin, producing the protein MKTINIHEAKTHLSKLVEAAAKGEAFVIAKSGRPMVKVTMLKGQAQKRLGFLAGKGTVPLDFDDMSADEIAQMFAGTEA; encoded by the coding sequence ATGAAAACCATCAACATCCATGAAGCCAAGACGCATCTGTCCAAACTGGTCGAGGCAGCAGCAAAAGGCGAGGCGTTTGTCATTGCCAAGTCCGGCAGGCCAATGGTCAAGGTGACCATGCTGAAAGGGCAGGCCCAAAAGCGGCTTGGCTTTTTGGCTGGTAAAGGCACAGTACCGCTGGATTTTGACGACATGTCTGCCGACGAGATCGCACAGATGTTTGCGGGCACTGAGGCATGA
- a CDS encoding tyrosine-type recombinase/integrase, translated as MAQAATLSDAQIKRALRWCQTRRYVTRDTTILLFSIYTGLRAKELAALCVGDVYDEEGIPRTQFTLRAEQTKGARARTVFINGALAAQLLRYAAWRNIKPSLCTAALFRSQKGNHFSANTMCQLFLNIYKACGLSDASSHSGRRTFITRLANKGVGVRVLAALAGHSSIAVTQRYIDVNDAQLASAVELL; from the coding sequence ATGGCACAAGCAGCAACACTCAGTGACGCACAAATCAAACGCGCGCTGCGCTGGTGCCAAACACGCAGGTATGTGACACGTGATACAACCATACTGCTGTTCAGCATCTACACAGGGCTGCGCGCCAAAGAATTGGCAGCACTGTGTGTGGGCGACGTGTACGATGAGGAAGGCATACCACGTACACAGTTCACGCTGCGTGCTGAACAAACCAAAGGTGCGCGGGCGCGTACCGTGTTCATCAATGGTGCACTGGCAGCGCAACTGCTGCGTTATGCTGCGTGGCGCAACATCAAGCCGTCACTCTGCACAGCAGCACTGTTCCGCAGTCAAAAGGGCAACCATTTCTCAGCCAACACCATGTGTCAGCTGTTTCTCAATATCTACAAGGCATGTGGGCTCAGTGACGCAAGCAGCCATTCGGGGCGCAGAACCTTCATAACACGACTGGCGAACAAGGGCGTGGGTGTGCGTGTGTTGGCAGCTTTGGCAGGTCACAGCTCAATCGCTGTCACGCAACGCTACATTGATGTGAACGACGCACAGCTGGCCAGTGCTGTGGAGCTACTTTAA
- a CDS encoding DUF6447 family protein — protein MPKITVDGTEYDTEKLSVNGKAQLASLQFLEVQMQKLKNEIAVYQTARAGYAAALKSELAKIEAA, from the coding sequence ATGCCAAAAATAACCGTAGACGGTACCGAATACGACACCGAAAAGCTCAGCGTGAATGGCAAGGCCCAATTGGCCAGCCTGCAATTCCTCGAAGTGCAGATGCAAAAGCTGAAAAACGAAATTGCGGTCTATCAGACAGCCCGTGCTGGTTACGCCGCCGCTCTGAAAAGCGAGCTTGCAAAGATTGAGGCAGCGTAA
- a CDS encoding beta strand repeat-containing protein: MSGRFFTAQTAGFSHSFKRLAFRQTNTLTTAIDALTGTAGDDTFTGLATTFSAADTINGGAGTDTLTVVIAGSVTPALTSIENVIFTATAAATVNLAGSTDLETVKSIGSTAAVTISGIATSDAVTIQNTTAAHTLTYSSVTGSADAATVAVNNYVSGGAVDAVDAVAQVNTYTIDDLATAATGLATLVINVGTTTSTISVAANADADAIATSFAAAINNAAGATIAVAGTATGSDQSVTVTAPTAGTALPAITFGAVTGGITTPTVAFTTANVVGVDGTDAGTLTVAGIETLTINSTSAESTVALTSAAATTLNVTGSADLTLSSALAAVTTTVDASTFTGDLTVDHSVNAAVVTITGGTGADTIVLGATYVGGASGSTRDIINGGAGRDTLTLTSAVANTSVNQANVTNVEIIRISDAVANNIDLTKFASADTLRVDSTIGAATFTFNSGSNFIVPTGAAGNAARSFVVAGTGTADALTITGVAGTNLGTTAQTFTGIETLNVATGTAGTGDFTFGGAVTMTATAGGTAKIVATGGNSLLLAGAVTASEVDAAGLTGSALLNMTGGSMAGAARITGTGNNDIIIGSAGADVINAGAGNDTITGGAGNDVINGGDGTDTITGGTGSDTMTGGAGVDTFAFAKGHTGGADGAVVADVITDFVVGTDKLQFTGVTEVVSAEQAAVQAAVTALAAGSSETAIVNAMLTANATADGVSFATFGGDTYVLLEGAAAGNTFVLAEDVFIKLEGVTTLPLFANDVIA; the protein is encoded by the coding sequence ATGTCAGGTAGATTTTTCACTGCTCAAACAGCTGGTTTTTCACACAGTTTCAAAAGGTTAGCGTTTCGCCAAACTAATACGCTCACTACAGCTATCGATGCCCTGACGGGTACCGCTGGTGACGATACATTCACTGGCCTTGCGACAACGTTCTCGGCAGCTGACACGATCAATGGTGGTGCTGGTACCGACACTCTAACGGTTGTTATCGCAGGCAGCGTGACACCGGCTTTGACATCAATTGAGAACGTGATTTTCACAGCAACCGCCGCTGCAACAGTTAACTTGGCCGGCTCAACTGACCTGGAGACTGTTAAGTCGATCGGCAGCACTGCTGCAGTGACGATCTCTGGCATTGCTACCTCAGATGCTGTGACAATCCAAAACACGACAGCCGCACACACGCTGACATACTCGTCCGTAACTGGTTCTGCTGATGCCGCAACGGTTGCAGTGAACAACTACGTATCGGGCGGCGCAGTTGACGCAGTTGACGCAGTTGCGCAAGTAAACACATATACCATTGACGATTTGGCGACGGCTGCAACTGGGCTTGCAACTCTTGTAATAAACGTTGGCACTACGACTTCTACGATTTCGGTTGCAGCTAACGCTGATGCAGACGCTATCGCAACTTCTTTTGCCGCAGCCATCAACAATGCGGCCGGAGCTACTATTGCCGTCGCAGGAACAGCCACTGGCTCCGATCAATCAGTGACAGTAACAGCTCCGACTGCTGGTACTGCACTGCCAGCAATTACGTTCGGAGCAGTTACGGGTGGCATCACGACGCCTACAGTAGCATTCACAACGGCAAACGTGGTTGGTGTCGATGGAACCGATGCGGGAACACTTACAGTTGCTGGTATTGAAACTCTGACAATTAATAGTACTAGTGCGGAAAGCACAGTCGCGTTGACTTCCGCAGCCGCGACGACACTCAACGTTACTGGTTCTGCAGACTTGACGCTGTCGTCGGCACTTGCCGCAGTTACCACAACTGTGGATGCAAGCACATTTACGGGTGATTTGACGGTTGACCATTCTGTGAACGCGGCGGTGGTTACAATCACGGGCGGCACAGGAGCGGATACGATTGTTCTGGGTGCAACATATGTTGGTGGTGCAAGTGGTTCTACTCGCGACATCATCAACGGTGGCGCAGGGCGTGATACGTTGACGTTGACTTCTGCGGTGGCTAACACATCCGTAAATCAAGCTAACGTCACCAATGTTGAGATCATCCGTATCTCGGATGCAGTTGCTAACAACATCGATTTGACGAAGTTCGCTTCGGCCGACACGCTTCGCGTGGACTCTACCATTGGTGCAGCAACATTTACATTCAACAGCGGAAGCAATTTCATCGTACCGACTGGTGCTGCTGGAAACGCGGCACGTAGCTTTGTTGTTGCTGGCACCGGGACAGCTGATGCGCTTACTATCACTGGTGTTGCGGGAACAAACCTCGGGACAACTGCACAAACCTTCACCGGCATTGAGACCCTCAATGTAGCCACTGGTACTGCCGGAACCGGCGATTTCACCTTCGGTGGTGCAGTTACGATGACTGCAACGGCTGGCGGTACTGCGAAAATCGTCGCGACGGGTGGGAATAGCCTTCTGCTTGCTGGGGCAGTAACAGCGTCAGAGGTCGATGCAGCTGGCCTTACTGGTTCGGCGCTGTTGAACATGACAGGTGGCAGCATGGCGGGTGCGGCCCGTATTACAGGTACCGGTAATAACGATATCATCATCGGTTCTGCAGGTGCTGATGTAATCAACGCTGGTGCTGGCAATGATACTATCACTGGTGGTGCTGGAAACGATGTCATCAATGGTGGTGATGGCACCGATACAATCACTGGTGGAACTGGTTCTGACACCATGACTGGTGGTGCGGGTGTTGACACCTTCGCGTTCGCAAAGGGTCATACCGGTGGTGCTGACGGCGCAGTGGTTGCAGATGTCATTACTGACTTTGTGGTTGGTACAGATAAGTTGCAGTTCACAGGTGTGACTGAAGTTGTGTCGGCTGAGCAAGCCGCCGTTCAAGCGGCAGTTACTGCTTTGGCCGCAGGTTCATCGGAAACAGCCATTGTTAACGCCATGCTAACAGCGAACGCTACGGCTGATGGTGTTTCTTTCGCTACATTTGGCGGTGATACCTACGTGTTGTTGGAAGGAGCTGCGGCTGGTAATACATTTGTCCTTGCAGAAGATGTGTTTATTAAGCTGGAAGGTGTAACGACGTTGCCACTTTTTGCAAACGATGTGATTGCGTAA
- a CDS encoding type II toxin-antitoxin system RelE/ParE family toxin, with protein MTQIQFTNAARQDLKNIFSYTIHTWGKPQAQKYSEQLKQHVKKIAQNAAFCKPVLHGQRNLKQSTVGRHLIIFEKTEDKLLIVRILHEAMDIPRHISSTH; from the coding sequence ATGACGCAAATCCAGTTTACGAATGCTGCACGGCAGGATTTGAAGAATATATTCAGCTACACCATTCATACTTGGGGCAAACCACAAGCTCAAAAATACTCAGAACAGTTAAAGCAGCACGTCAAAAAGATTGCGCAGAACGCAGCATTCTGCAAGCCTGTGCTGCATGGTCAACGCAATTTGAAGCAAAGTACTGTTGGGCGGCACCTAATCATATTTGAGAAAACTGAGGATAAATTGCTAATCGTTCGCATCTTGCATGAGGCAATGGATATTCCTCGACACATATCATCCACCCACTAG
- a CDS encoding site-specific integrase encodes MKQKFTKQFVDKLSCTKATARLFVRDTVCRGLCVEVRSTGGKTYYLSYRDAQGKQRLCKLANAADVSPAQARQLCEQARSQVVMGVSEPVCKITTDDFFYLSYLPYVKTYKRSWDTDVSVYRTHVAPVIGKTALAAVGYDDVTRLMTVAAVKLSTGSQYRLYVLTRYMFNLAKRWEVAGIEHNPTDRYTIKQSKQHRERYLNRAETQTLLTAIAHSVNPQLQYIVPMLLLTGARKREVLDAQWQDMDYERRFWRIPFTKSGRERHVPLSDAVLTLLAQVPRYADCDWVFPNPKTLKPFRSIYHSWHTARTAAGLGEVRMHDLRHSFASFLVNAGCSIYDVQKLLGHANVSMTQRYSHLSQERLLSAANTAGDYVQFRSDDDAQA; translated from the coding sequence ATGAAGCAGAAATTCACCAAACAATTCGTGGACAAGCTGAGCTGCACCAAAGCCACAGCGAGACTGTTTGTGCGGGACACGGTGTGCAGAGGGCTGTGCGTGGAAGTGCGCTCAACGGGCGGCAAAACATATTATCTCAGTTACCGTGACGCACAGGGCAAGCAACGGCTGTGCAAACTGGCCAATGCTGCTGATGTATCGCCAGCACAGGCACGGCAGCTGTGTGAGCAGGCACGCAGCCAAGTTGTTATGGGTGTGTCAGAACCTGTGTGCAAAATCACCACAGATGATTTCTTCTACCTCAGCTATCTGCCCTATGTGAAAACCTACAAGCGCAGCTGGGACACAGATGTCAGCGTGTATCGCACACATGTTGCGCCAGTGATTGGCAAAACAGCTCTCGCCGCAGTGGGCTATGATGATGTGACGCGGCTGATGACAGTTGCTGCTGTGAAGCTGTCCACAGGCAGCCAGTATCGGCTGTATGTGTTGACCCGCTATATGTTCAACTTGGCCAAGCGGTGGGAAGTTGCGGGCATTGAGCACAACCCCACTGACCGCTACACCATCAAGCAGAGTAAGCAGCACAGAGAACGCTACCTCAACCGCGCTGAAACCCAAACCTTGCTCACTGCCATCGCGCACAGTGTCAATCCGCAGCTGCAGTATATCGTGCCCATGTTGTTGTTGACGGGGGCACGCAAGCGCGAGGTGTTGGACGCACAGTGGCAGGACATGGATTATGAGCGCCGTTTCTGGCGCATTCCTTTCACCAAAAGCGGGCGCGAACGACATGTGCCATTGAGTGATGCAGTGTTGACGCTGTTGGCACAGGTGCCACGCTATGCAGACTGTGACTGGGTGTTTCCCAATCCCAAAACGCTCAAGCCCTTTCGTTCAATCTATCATTCTTGGCACACGGCACGCACAGCAGCAGGCTTGGGAGAGGTACGAATGCATGACCTACGCCACAGCTTTGCCAGCTTTCTCGTTAATGCAGGCTGTAGCATCTATGACGTACAAAAGCTGCTGGGACACGCGAATGTCAGCATGACGCAGCGCTACAGCCATCTCAGCCAAGAGCGCCTGCTCAGTGCTGCCAACACAGCTGGGGATTATGTGCAGTTCCGCAGCGATGATGACGCACAGGCTTGA
- a CDS encoding class I SAM-dependent methyltransferase, translated as MSSLENNDFWASFYRGKEVGFPPSSFSKFVGAQFLSTTDAVLELGCGDGRDAIHLSRFADRYVGIDLCTDAINFAQRSCEGSPLAAVRSAPIFVTGDVVSNLERLLSEHNINFVYSRFFIHSISAIEQQRVLEILASSLRLGSCFAFEFRTLNDPLFDRGEIIDENIKFTDHMRRFINFTDFVQDLVSSGVWNVEYSEESRGWSKLGDDDPVLGRVVARKV; from the coding sequence ATGTCGTCTCTTGAAAATAATGACTTTTGGGCTTCTTTTTATAGAGGCAAGGAGGTTGGTTTTCCACCTTCGTCATTCTCAAAATTCGTGGGTGCTCAGTTTCTTAGTACCACTGATGCCGTTTTGGAGTTGGGTTGTGGCGATGGTCGAGATGCAATTCATCTCTCAAGGTTTGCAGATCGGTATGTTGGCATTGATCTTTGCACTGACGCTATTAATTTTGCCCAGCGATCATGTGAGGGTTCACCATTGGCGGCGGTTAGGTCGGCACCGATTTTTGTAACTGGAGATGTTGTTTCAAATCTTGAACGTTTGCTCAGTGAGCATAATATCAATTTTGTTTATTCTCGTTTTTTTATTCACTCTATATCAGCGATTGAGCAGCAACGTGTTTTGGAGATCCTTGCGTCGTCATTGCGCCTAGGAAGTTGCTTTGCTTTTGAATTTAGAACTTTGAACGATCCGTTATTTGATCGCGGTGAGATTATTGATGAGAATATCAAGTTTACTGATCACATGAGGCGATTTATAAACTTTACAGATTTTGTCCAAGATCTTGTTTCATCTGGTGTGTGGAATGTTGAGTACTCTGAAGAATCGAGAGGCTGGTCCAAGTTGGGCGATGATGATCCCGTTCTGGGGCGCGTCGTAGCTCGGAAAGTATAA
- a CDS encoding SapC family protein, which translates to MPRYELITKSGFAAQAWRRVDSYAFAATDAVAPLVVQELAKACVSLPIAFIRQNDVFVPHAVQGLEPGRNLFVVNGKWVAPYTPAAYRGYPFALAQGDGDDLHLCVDMDSGLVGAGEGFDQPFFDDAGEAAQPVKDALNFLQQIHRNRAVTQRVCAALAAEDLFQPWPLKVQGPDGERRIDGLFRIDEACLNSLDADALHRVQQAGGLPVAYCQLISMSNIQTLGLIQRKLAEVKTRMPEMSDQIDVDGILQRHKSSLPEQDLAPAENDNVVNIAADEGDFDLSAFVKPRQND; encoded by the coding sequence ATGCCCCGCTATGAGTTGATCACCAAATCCGGCTTTGCCGCGCAGGCCTGGCGGAGAGTTGACAGCTATGCCTTTGCCGCCACGGATGCCGTGGCCCCCTTGGTGGTACAAGAGCTAGCGAAAGCTTGCGTGAGCCTGCCCATCGCGTTCATCCGGCAGAACGATGTGTTTGTCCCACATGCCGTGCAGGGGCTGGAACCCGGCCGCAACCTGTTCGTGGTCAACGGCAAATGGGTCGCGCCCTACACCCCCGCCGCCTATCGCGGGTATCCGTTCGCACTGGCGCAGGGCGATGGCGATGATCTTCATCTTTGCGTGGACATGGACAGCGGGCTGGTGGGCGCGGGCGAGGGTTTCGACCAGCCGTTTTTTGACGACGCGGGCGAGGCCGCGCAACCGGTCAAGGACGCGCTGAATTTTCTGCAGCAGATCCACCGCAACCGCGCCGTGACCCAACGGGTCTGCGCCGCACTGGCCGCCGAAGACCTGTTCCAGCCCTGGCCCCTGAAAGTCCAAGGCCCCGACGGCGAACGCCGCATCGACGGCCTGTTCCGCATCGACGAGGCCTGTTTGAACAGCCTTGATGCCGACGCACTTCATCGCGTCCAACAAGCCGGTGGTCTGCCTGTGGCTTATTGCCAATTAATCAGTATGTCGAATATCCAAACCCTGGGCCTGATTCAGCGCAAGCTGGCGGAGGTCAAAACACGGATGCCAGAGATGTCGGATCAAATCGATGTTGACGGGATATTGCAGCGGCACAAATCGTCATTGCCGGAACAGGATCTGGCACCAGCCGAAAACGACAATGTCGTGAATATTGCCGCAGACGAGGGCGATTTCGATCTGTCAGCGTTTGTGAAGCCGAGGCAAAACGATTAA
- a CDS encoding type II toxin-antitoxin system VapC family toxin, which yields MKLLLDTHILLWAAYTPDRLSAKAQAMIADPANSLYFSVASLWEVAIKASLGRDDFRVDVAELRLGLVANDYTELAIESAHVLRVPTLPPIHADPFDRILVAQAMAEGFVLVSNDAKLKAYGGPVWDL from the coding sequence ATGAAGCTGCTTTTAGACACGCATATCCTGTTGTGGGCTGCATATACGCCTGATCGATTGTCGGCAAAGGCGCAGGCGATGATCGCTGACCCTGCAAACAGCTTGTATTTCAGCGTGGCAAGCTTGTGGGAGGTGGCCATCAAGGCGTCACTGGGGCGCGATGACTTTCGGGTGGATGTGGCGGAACTGCGGCTGGGGCTTGTGGCCAATGACTATACTGAACTGGCCATAGAGAGTGCGCATGTTCTGCGTGTGCCGACGCTGCCGCCGATCCATGCGGACCCCTTTGATCGCATTCTTGTGGCGCAGGCGATGGCGGAGGGCTTTGTGCTGGTGAGTAACGACGCGAAGCTGAAGGCCTATGGTGGGCCAGTGTGGGATCTGTGA
- a CDS encoding tetratricopeptide repeat protein, translated as MQDCTDKYKDALELLEEVDAQRPGDVNVINNIGLVYLALGQANEAKKHFERGNILSPSNVSVTNNLARALFDLECIEPATEILTRLVDEGFATAETYYFLHSAIMKRGNDIAFIKHAYDMKPLDDGIASAYATALWGQDECHTARQIFLDCCEIIQNKEFLQTEPSPKRVSFNPEDAVIALIDLKKVLEPISGNYWLDFGTLLGFIREGGPLKHDKDADIGVSGNIDRTALTQLIKNSIIFDLHPKSSLDEQKIHYSFSIVHKKLGILIDIFFYNQNRDGSFACGFWKHPVPVTWSFDNIPRLGKITVDGNDFPVPDDPSKHLEKIYGPNWMVPDKLFDTVLSAHNLCRSSLETSTLFGLQRLINSVRTGRIEKAIYYLDVIQGFDANLPLKELKLRLQKEL; from the coding sequence GTGCAGGATTGCACAGATAAATATAAAGATGCTCTTGAGCTGCTTGAAGAAGTTGATGCACAGCGACCAGGCGACGTAAATGTCATTAACAATATTGGATTGGTGTATTTAGCGCTTGGTCAGGCGAATGAGGCAAAGAAACACTTTGAGCGCGGAAATATTCTGTCACCATCAAATGTATCTGTGACAAATAATCTCGCACGAGCCTTGTTCGATCTCGAATGCATTGAACCTGCGACTGAAATTCTAACAAGGTTAGTCGACGAGGGTTTTGCAACAGCCGAAACATATTATTTTCTTCACTCAGCGATAATGAAGCGTGGAAATGACATAGCATTTATCAAACATGCTTACGATATGAAGCCGTTAGATGATGGTATCGCTTCAGCGTATGCGACGGCCCTATGGGGACAAGATGAATGCCACACCGCACGTCAAATATTTCTGGATTGTTGTGAAATAATCCAAAACAAAGAATTCTTACAGACTGAACCGTCACCGAAAAGGGTGTCATTTAATCCTGAGGATGCTGTAATAGCTCTTATCGATTTGAAGAAGGTGCTTGAGCCGATTAGCGGTAACTATTGGCTTGATTTCGGAACACTCCTTGGGTTCATCCGCGAGGGTGGTCCGTTAAAACATGATAAGGATGCCGACATCGGCGTGAGTGGTAATATCGATCGCACCGCTCTGACGCAATTAATAAAGAATTCAATAATTTTCGACTTGCATCCTAAGTCAAGTTTAGATGAGCAGAAGATTCATTATTCTTTCTCTATTGTTCACAAGAAGCTAGGTATTTTGATTGATATATTTTTCTACAACCAGAACAGAGATGGTTCTTTTGCATGTGGGTTTTGGAAACACCCAGTCCCTGTAACGTGGTCGTTTGATAACATTCCCAGATTAGGAAAAATAACCGTAGACGGGAATGACTTTCCGGTGCCTGATGATCCGTCCAAGCACCTTGAGAAGATTTATGGGCCGAATTGGATGGTTCCAGATAAGCTTTTTGATACTGTTTTGTCGGCACACAATTTATGTCGGAGCTCCTTGGAAACTTCGACGCTATTTGGGCTGCAGCGGTTAATTAACAGCGTTCGGACTGGTCGTATCGAAAAGGCAATATACTACTTAGATGTTATCCAGGGCTTCGATGCCAACTTGCCACTTAAAGAACTGAAGCTAAGGCTTCAAAAGGAATTATAG
- a CDS encoding tetratricopeptide repeat protein: MDVSQLVNKYQKAQALHQAGNLYSALALYEEILISAPLHADTNHYAGVCLYQLGHYDAAYEKVSKAISLNPNNPVQLNHLALIYIEKGKIKEAEMLLSDARKLDPTYLDALANLGMCRIAQINIKMLLSCLKKLMHSDQAT, from the coding sequence TTGGACGTATCCCAACTTGTAAATAAATACCAAAAGGCGCAAGCGCTACATCAAGCTGGTAACTTATATTCTGCTTTAGCTTTATATGAAGAGATTTTGATATCTGCACCGTTACATGCGGATACAAATCATTATGCTGGTGTATGTCTTTATCAACTGGGGCATTATGATGCAGCTTATGAAAAAGTTTCAAAAGCGATCTCACTAAACCCAAACAACCCAGTTCAATTAAATCACCTTGCGCTAATCTATATTGAAAAGGGAAAAATTAAAGAGGCTGAAATGCTTCTCAGTGACGCAAGGAAATTAGACCCTACTTATTTAGATGCGTTGGCTAACCTTGGAATGTGCAGGATTGCACAGATAAATATAAAGATGCTCTTGAGCTGCTTGAAGAAGTTGATGCACAGCGACCAGGCGACGTAA